A region of the Pseudonocardia cypriaca genome:
GAGGTAGCCGAGCCCGAGCAGGAGCACGAGCCCGGCCACGGCGAGGAACGACGCGAGCAGCGCGAACGTCACCTGCGCCATCGAGTCCAGCCGGAACACCAGGTACCCGAACACCAGCGCGGCCGCGGCGAGCACCCAGAACAGGACGATCTCGAGCATCAGGCCCCTCCGAGCACGACCAGCGCCACGGCCAGGGCCTGCGCGATCGTCAGCGGGATCAGCACCACCCAGGCGAGCTCGACGTAGCGGTCCATCCGCACCGTCGGGAACCGGTGGCGCAGCCACAGCAGCAGCGCCAGCACCGCCGCGGTCTTGACGGCCACCCAGGCCCACGCCGGCAACAGCGGCCCCGCTCCCCCGCCGAGGAAGAGCGGCACGGCCATGGCCGCGGCGACGACGAGCAGCAACCAGCGGCCGCCCGCGAACACCAGCCGGTCGACACCCGACAGCTCGACGGCCGCGCCCCCGGCGACGTCCCGAGCCACCGGAGCGTCGAACGGGCCCCAGAAGGCCATCGCCGCCGCCGACACCAGGTACACGGCGAACGCCACCGGCATGATCACGACGAACCAGAGGTCGCGCTGGGCGTCGACGATCGTGGTGAGGCGCAGGCTCTCCGCTCCCAGCGCGGCGGTGATGATCGCGAACATGTGCGGCAGCTCGTAGGCGAGGCCCTGCGCGACGAACCGGTAGCCGCCGACGAGGCCCAGCGCGGAGTTGGAGCCCCAGCCGACCATCCACACCGCGGCCCACGCCAGCACCTCCATGGCGTTGAACCAGACGACGCCGACCGAGAGGTCGGCCACCGGGCGCTCCCCCAACGGCAGGACCGCCGCCGCCAGCAGCGCGGCCACCGGCAGGGTGCCGCCGCCGATGCGGCCCAGCACCGTGTCGGCCGCGACCGTGCGGCGCCGCTGCCCGACGACCAGCCGGACGGCCTCACGACCCGGAGCGGCGAAGGCGGCGCGCCCGCCGGACAGCGCCGCGTCCCCCACCAGGACCAACCACGTGACGAACCCGAGCAGCACCGGCAGGAGCAGCGCCCACCACCACGGGAGCGCCGCCGGCTCCGGCACGACCGGCATCTCACCCATGCCCGGCCCCCACGTGCCGCGCGTCCGGGTCCACGGCCGCAACGATCAGCCGGGCCGCCGCGAGCTCGGCTCCGACCAGCAGCTCGCCCAGCCGTTCCGCGGCGTGGTGCCCGTGCTGCGGTTCCCGCAACGGCGCCTCGATCGCGGCCAGCCGCTCCTCCAGCAGCGCCGCCACATCCGTGGGACCGGCCGGGATGCCCCTGATCAGCCAGCGCAGGGTGCGGGACCGCCGGATGCGACGGAGCAGCACGGCCGCCCCGGTCTCGATCCGATCGCCGGAGAGCGCCGCGTCGCGCAGCCGGCGCGCCTGCCCGGCCGCGCTCGGCCAGCCGGCGACCCCCAGGAACCGGGCCAGCCCGTCGAGCTCGCGCGCCGCCGAGCTCGGCCATTCGAACGGCACCGCGTGGCCGGCGTCCAGAACGTCGGCGGAGGCCTCCTGGATCACGTCGCCCTGCAACGTCACCCGCACGACCAGCCCCGCCGGCCAGTCCGGCAGCACCGGACCGAGCGGGACGTGCAGGCGGTCCAGCGTCAATCCGTCCCGGTCGGGCCCCAGCTCGGCCATCGGCAACCCGGCGACCGTCCCGCCGTGGCCGTGGTGGTGGTCGTGGTGCCCACCGTGGTCGACGTGGCCGGCGTGTTCGGGGGGTGCCCCGTGCTCGGCCTCGCCCCCGTGGCCGGCGTGAGCGCCCGCGTCACGGCGCGCCTCCGGCACGACGTCGGTGCGCTGGTGCCCGGCATCGGCCAGGAGCGCGGCCGCCGCGTCCAGGCGCTGGTCGACCTCCGGGGGTTCCCGCACCTCGATCCGCGCCCGCGGTGCCGGGACCTGCTCCCACACCGCCGAGACCACCGCCGCGAGCTCGGGTCCCGGCGAGCCGGCGACGGCCAGCACATCGGCGTCGGCCGGCCCGGTCGCGACCGGCCAGCCGCGGCGGGCGAGCGCGGCCTCGAGCGCGAGCCGCACGCCCGTGGCGCCGGGTACCGCGACGACGAGGACGTGCGGCCGCCGGGCCGCGATCCGCAGCAGGAGCGCGGTCAGGTCCACCGCAGCGCCCCCTCGCGCCAGGCGTAGAGCACTCCGGCGAGCAGGATCGCGAGGAACAGGAACATCTCGATCACCGCGGCGGCTCCCACCCGCGACACGACGAGCGTCCACGGGTACATGAAGAGCATCTCCATGTCGAAGGCCAGGAAGACCATCGTCACCGGGTACCAGCGCACGTGGAACCGGGAGACGGCGTGCTCCCCCGGCGGCAGCCCGCCGGAGAAGGCCCCGACGACGAGCGGCGGCCGCACCGCCACCAGCGCCGCGAGCGCATACCCCGCCAGCACGAGACCGCCGGCCACGAGCAGCACCACGAGCAGCGGGCCGAACTCACCCACGGCCGTCCCTCCTCGATACGGGTATGGGGTGTCGGATACTTGCCGATCCGAGGCCTCGTGTCCAGCCCGATCCGCAGTGGATCACCCGCCCCGATAGGGGGGCATAGTATTCGCGCAGGGCCCGAGGAGGACGGATGCACGGCTACACCGAGGACAAGGACGCATACCTCAAGCGCCTGCGGCGCATCGAAGGTCAGGTTCGCGGCATCGCGAAGATGATCGAGGGTGACAAGTACTGCATCGACGTGCTCACCCAGGTCTCAGCCGCCACGAAGGCGCTGGAAGCGGTGGCGCTCGGCCTGCTCGACGAGCACCTGCGCCACTGCGTCGCGCAAGCCGCGGCCACCGGTGGCGAGGTCGCCGAGCAGAAGGTGGCGGAGGCGAGCGCCGCGATCGCCCGCCTCGTGAAGTCCTGACGGGACCGTCGCGTACCGGTAGCCCCGAGGGGTATGTCGGCCGGCGCCGTCGACGTGGCCGCCGTCACAGCGGACGCTTCTTGCAACGGTACCCCCCTAGGGTATTGTCATCCTCGTTCGAGAGGAGCACGGCATGAACGGATACGCCGAGGACAAGGACGCCTACCTCAAGCGGATGCGTCGCATCGAGGGTCAGGTCCGCGGGATCGCCAAGATGATCGAGGGCGACCAGTACTGCATCGACGTCCTCACCCAGGTCTCCGCCGCCACCAAGGCCCTCGAAGCCGTGGCGCTCGGACTGCTCGACGAGCACCTGCGGCACTGCGTCACCCAGGCCGTCGCCGAGGGCGGCCCCGTGGCGGACCAGAAGGTCGCCGAG
Encoded here:
- a CDS encoding metal-sensitive transcriptional regulator; translation: MNGYAEDKDAYLKRMRRIEGQVRGIAKMIEGDQYCIDVLTQVSAATKALEAVALGLLDEHLRHCVTQAVAEGGPVADQKVAEASAAIARLVKS
- a CDS encoding metal-sensitive transcriptional regulator, yielding MHGYTEDKDAYLKRLRRIEGQVRGIAKMIEGDKYCIDVLTQVSAATKALEAVALGLLDEHLRHCVAQAAATGGEVAEQKVAEASAAIARLVKS
- a CDS encoding complex I subunit 1 family protein; this translates as MGEMPVVPEPAALPWWWALLLPVLLGFVTWLVLVGDAALSGGRAAFAAPGREAVRLVVGQRRRTVAADTVLGRIGGGTLPVAALLAAAVLPLGERPVADLSVGVVWFNAMEVLAWAAVWMVGWGSNSALGLVGGYRFVAQGLAYELPHMFAIITAALGAESLRLTTIVDAQRDLWFVVIMPVAFAVYLVSAAAMAFWGPFDAPVARDVAGGAAVELSGVDRLVFAGGRWLLLVVAAAMAVPLFLGGGAGPLLPAWAWVAVKTAAVLALLLWLRHRFPTVRMDRYVELAWVVLIPLTIAQALAVALVVLGGA
- a CDS encoding NADH-quinone oxidoreductase subunit A encodes the protein MGEFGPLLVVLLVAGGLVLAGYALAALVAVRPPLVVGAFSGGLPPGEHAVSRFHVRWYPVTMVFLAFDMEMLFMYPWTLVVSRVGAAAVIEMFLFLAILLAGVLYAWREGALRWT